Proteins encoded by one window of Corynebacterium amycolatum:
- the leuC gene encoding 3-isopropylmalate dehydratase large subunit, whose protein sequence is MRTTDTSPKTLAEKVWRDHVVKQGENGEPDLIYIDLHLVHEVTSPQAFDGLRLAGRKVRRPDLTIATEDHNVPTTVAGGQIDLIEEPTSRTQIATLRKNAEEFGIRLHPMGDREQGIVHVVGPQLGLTQPGTTVVCGDSHTATHGAFGAMAFGIGTSEVEHVLATQTLPLKPFKTMAVNVTGELQDGVTAKDLILAIIAKIGTGGGQGHVIEYRGEAIEKLSMEARMTICNMSIEAGARAGMIAPDETTFEYLKGRPHAPQGEQWDEAVEYWKSLVTDEDAEFDKVVEIDGSALTPFVTWGTNPGQGVPLGETVPDPEFIAEDSDRIAAERALEYMDLKPGTPMRDVKVNVVFVGSCTNGRIEDMRAVADVLKDRKVADGVQMLIVPGSAKVRAQAEEEGLGKIFEEAGAEWRMPGCSMCLGMNPDQLTPGQRCASTSNRNFEGRQGKGGRTHLVSPAVAAATAVAGHFAAPADL, encoded by the coding sequence ATGCGCACCACGGACACTAGCCCGAAGACTCTGGCCGAGAAAGTCTGGCGTGACCACGTTGTCAAGCAAGGCGAAAACGGCGAACCAGATCTGATTTATATCGATCTGCACCTCGTCCACGAGGTTACCTCGCCGCAGGCTTTTGATGGCCTCCGTCTGGCAGGGCGCAAGGTGCGCCGCCCGGATCTGACCATCGCAACCGAGGACCACAACGTTCCGACGACTGTAGCCGGTGGCCAGATTGATTTAATTGAGGAACCGACCTCTCGCACCCAGATTGCCACATTGCGCAAGAATGCCGAAGAGTTCGGAATCCGCCTGCATCCGATGGGCGACCGTGAACAGGGCATCGTGCACGTTGTCGGTCCGCAGCTGGGCCTGACTCAACCGGGCACCACCGTTGTCTGTGGTGACTCCCACACTGCAACGCACGGTGCTTTCGGCGCGATGGCCTTTGGTATCGGTACTTCCGAAGTTGAGCACGTTCTGGCTACCCAGACCCTGCCACTGAAGCCTTTTAAGACCATGGCGGTCAATGTCACCGGCGAGCTGCAGGATGGTGTTACCGCCAAGGACCTGATTCTGGCGATTATCGCCAAGATTGGTACCGGTGGTGGCCAGGGCCATGTTATCGAGTACCGTGGCGAGGCCATCGAGAAGCTGTCGATGGAAGCCCGCATGACCATCTGCAACATGTCCATCGAGGCCGGTGCCCGCGCCGGCATGATCGCTCCAGACGAAACCACCTTCGAGTACCTGAAGGGCCGCCCGCACGCGCCGCAGGGCGAGCAGTGGGACGAGGCGGTCGAGTACTGGAAGTCCCTGGTTACCGACGAGGATGCAGAGTTCGACAAGGTCGTCGAAATCGACGGTTCCGCGCTGACTCCATTCGTTACCTGGGGTACCAACCCGGGCCAGGGCGTGCCGCTGGGGGAGACCGTGCCGGATCCGGAGTTCATCGCCGAGGACTCCGACCGCATCGCCGCCGAGCGCGCACTAGAGTACATGGATCTGAAGCCGGGCACCCCGATGCGCGATGTCAAGGTCAACGTGGTCTTCGTAGGTTCCTGCACCAACGGCCGCATCGAGGACATGCGCGCCGTCGCCGACGTGCTGAAGGACCGCAAGGTTGCCGACGGCGTCCAGATGCTCATCGTGCCGGGCTCCGCAAAGGTCCGCGCGCAGGCTGAGGAAGAGGGACTGGGCAAGATCTTCGAAGAGGCAGGCGCTGAATGGCGTATGCCAGGCTGTTCCATGTGCCTTGGCATGAACCCGGACCAGCTGACCCCGGGCCAGCGTTGCGCTTCGACCTCCAACCGCAACTTCGAAGGTCGCCAAGGTAAGGGTGGTCGTACCCACCTGGTCAGCCCGGCTGTCGCCGCAGCTACCGCCGTCGCCGGTCACTTCGCAGCGCCGGCTGATCTCTAA
- a CDS encoding IclR family transcriptional regulator, translating into MGQISTSETPALSGIKVLDRSVLILKSVAETPRTLAELCEDTGLPRATAHRLATALEVHRLVTRTPDGRWTTGPGLTEITPVTTDLLADAAAHILPKLVEVTGESVQLYRLTGDTRTCIASMEPATGLRNTVPVGSRMPLTAGSAARVLLAFGPANLAERMLPDADFNQQDLDDCRRLGWSESMGERDPALASVSAPVFDSNQRMIAVLSVSGPVERMTPSPYECWGAKVLGAAEEMSSRL; encoded by the coding sequence ATGGGACAGATTAGCACATCCGAGACGCCAGCTCTAAGTGGCATTAAAGTTCTCGATCGTTCGGTACTCATTCTCAAGTCCGTTGCAGAAACTCCTCGCACCCTCGCCGAGCTCTGCGAGGACACCGGGCTGCCCCGCGCAACCGCCCATCGGCTGGCCACGGCGTTGGAAGTGCACCGCCTTGTCACCCGCACGCCGGACGGCCGCTGGACGACGGGCCCCGGGCTCACCGAGATCACGCCTGTCACCACTGACCTGCTTGCCGACGCCGCAGCGCACATCCTGCCGAAGCTGGTAGAGGTCACCGGCGAGTCAGTGCAGCTCTACCGGCTCACCGGCGACACCCGCACCTGTATTGCCTCCATGGAGCCCGCCACCGGGCTGCGTAACACCGTGCCAGTTGGCTCTCGCATGCCGCTAACCGCCGGCTCCGCCGCACGTGTTCTCCTGGCCTTTGGCCCGGCCAACCTCGCTGAGAGAATGCTTCCCGACGCCGACTTCAACCAACAGGACCTCGACGACTGCCGACGTCTCGGCTGGTCCGAGTCCATGGGTGAGCGCGACCCCGCACTTGCCTCCGTCTCCGCCCCGGTTTTCGACAGCAACCAGCGCATGATTGCAGTCCTATCCGTCTCCGGCCCCGTGGAGCGCATGACTCCGTCGCCCTACGAATGCTGGGGCGCAAAGGTTCTCGGCGCCGCTGAAGAGATGAGCTCCCGACTGTAA
- a CDS encoding MFS transporter: MPAYRHLVLLLSMFAAVGSSVVHMGVPFLIPSLQENGLSLSAAGLVAAMPAAGIVFTLIAWGWFVDRYGERAALFAGLTSTALTTGLAALASSSSPALLGATLFLAGCAAASVNSASGRVVSGWYPPHQRGTAMGIRQMAQPLGAALSAVTLHPLAQNYSIGVALAMPAILCTVLALLVLIGVKNPPRPDASNPTVTASPYRDGKYLVRIHIASALLSWPQSMMGAYILVWLLSVGYADGTAGTIVMVSQLLGAGSRALMGVVSDRVRSRIRPYRWVSGATFVLAVAMMITSWADWRTLGTLLVCALAVAVVSPNGLAFTAVAEYAGPFWSGRAMGTQNTFQNIIYAATPPVSGAIVAAAGFPALFAVTALFPAAALGIAPREDQNRNGRVELG, from the coding sequence ATGCCCGCTTACCGTCACCTTGTCCTTCTTCTGTCCATGTTCGCGGCGGTCGGTTCGTCCGTCGTTCACATGGGTGTGCCTTTTCTCATCCCATCCCTACAGGAAAACGGCTTAAGCCTCTCCGCCGCCGGCCTCGTCGCAGCAATGCCGGCGGCCGGTATTGTCTTCACGCTCATCGCCTGGGGCTGGTTTGTCGACCGCTATGGCGAACGCGCAGCTCTGTTCGCCGGCCTGACCTCTACTGCCTTAACGACGGGGCTTGCGGCGCTAGCTTCGTCGTCAAGCCCGGCCCTGCTCGGGGCCACACTCTTCCTCGCCGGATGTGCGGCGGCGAGCGTGAACTCAGCATCCGGCCGCGTGGTGTCGGGCTGGTACCCACCGCATCAGCGCGGCACTGCGATGGGCATTCGCCAAATGGCTCAGCCCCTCGGAGCGGCGTTGTCCGCAGTCACCCTGCACCCGCTCGCACAGAATTACAGCATCGGAGTCGCACTCGCGATGCCCGCAATCCTGTGCACCGTGCTGGCGTTGCTTGTACTGATAGGCGTGAAGAATCCCCCACGCCCTGATGCCTCGAACCCCACCGTCACGGCCAGCCCCTACCGGGACGGCAAGTACCTCGTGCGCATCCACATCGCCTCGGCACTGCTGTCCTGGCCGCAGTCGATGATGGGCGCCTACATTCTCGTGTGGCTGTTGTCCGTGGGTTATGCCGATGGCACGGCGGGCACAATTGTGATGGTCTCGCAGCTGCTCGGTGCCGGATCGCGAGCATTGATGGGTGTGGTCTCCGACCGAGTGCGATCCCGCATCCGCCCCTACCGCTGGGTCTCGGGTGCGACCTTTGTTTTGGCTGTCGCAATGATGATTACCAGCTGGGCTGATTGGCGCACGCTTGGAACTTTGCTGGTCTGCGCACTGGCCGTTGCTGTGGTCAGCCCGAATGGTCTTGCTTTCACCGCAGTTGCTGAATACGCAGGTCCCTTCTGGTCCGGACGCGCTATGGGTACGCAGAACACGTTCCAGAACATTATCTACGCTGCAACGCCTCCGGTTTCGGGTGCGATTGTGGCCGCTGCGGGCTTCCCCGCGCTGTTTGCCGTCACGGCCCTGTTCCCCGCCGCCGCGCTGGGTATTGCGCCACGAGAAGACCAGAACCGCAACGGGCGGGTAGAGCTGGGCTAA
- a CDS encoding ABC transporter permease subunit: MIRKAFAVVASVVGLLVLTALLPWLTGREPAYAVLRAREREREITPELIEAVRREYGLPTTPWESLQQWTTNILHGDFGTSWVTGQDAFAQAVNGFGITFALTATSMALCVFVALALVLPRIAGMRAGKWTPSVLAVLAALPSFVVAVLLLWWLAVELRMFPVSGWASPAHMVLPVLAIGLPAAGLYGRVLLISADTALAEPWVESWRTNGVPKSTIIRFVTWRSLLPTLSQLTLFFAGTLSATAAIEVTFHLPGFGRNVVAAATAGDIPVLQAAVTVVLGIGIICGFVAQAIRGQYARKLRGSIATVGRPTGGRRFWSLILSIIPIVLIALGVPRSADIDSAQRFFSPSWQHPLGTDQLGRDIWARLADGIGATIGTAILVTVVCALIALVIGHLGAPVQFFGDAMNAVPAILLGLILAGVLGRSMLTAAIAVFLVGWIPLAVHCVEVANEAAASGHYRFAQTMGASRWHLLKLHVLPTTIPAVVRHAVTRIAHNAIALAALGFLGVGAGVGSPDWGVILNESTQYLERAPWLAWGPMIGLASLGVAATIATDRFVGKRQTN; the protein is encoded by the coding sequence GTGATTCGGAAAGCTTTCGCGGTAGTTGCCTCAGTTGTGGGACTTCTCGTCCTCACGGCCCTGTTGCCGTGGTTGACAGGACGGGAACCCGCATACGCCGTTCTGCGTGCCCGTGAGCGGGAACGGGAGATAACACCGGAGCTTATTGAGGCTGTTCGCAGAGAATATGGCCTGCCGACAACGCCTTGGGAGTCACTCCAGCAGTGGACGACAAATATTCTTCACGGTGATTTTGGCACCTCGTGGGTAACCGGACAAGATGCTTTCGCTCAGGCCGTGAACGGCTTCGGTATTACGTTCGCATTGACTGCGACTTCCATGGCGTTGTGCGTCTTCGTTGCGCTGGCGCTCGTACTTCCGCGGATTGCGGGGATGCGAGCCGGGAAATGGACACCTAGCGTGCTAGCGGTTCTCGCCGCACTGCCAAGCTTTGTGGTGGCGGTCTTGCTGTTGTGGTGGTTGGCTGTTGAACTGCGGATGTTTCCGGTAAGCGGTTGGGCATCACCTGCGCATATGGTGCTGCCAGTGCTGGCAATTGGCCTGCCCGCCGCGGGACTCTATGGGCGCGTGCTGCTGATTTCAGCTGATACTGCGTTGGCAGAGCCCTGGGTAGAATCTTGGCGCACCAATGGCGTTCCAAAATCAACAATTATTCGATTTGTCACTTGGCGTAGCCTGCTGCCGACACTGTCACAGTTGACGCTGTTCTTTGCGGGCACGTTATCAGCCACCGCAGCAATTGAGGTCACCTTTCATTTGCCGGGCTTTGGGCGCAACGTAGTTGCGGCTGCTACTGCGGGCGATATTCCTGTTCTGCAAGCTGCGGTGACTGTGGTGTTGGGAATCGGCATAATCTGTGGATTCGTGGCTCAGGCAATACGGGGACAGTATGCGCGGAAGCTGCGAGGAAGCATCGCCACTGTTGGCCGGCCTACAGGAGGTCGACGTTTCTGGAGTCTCATCCTGTCGATTATTCCTATCGTGCTAATTGCGCTGGGAGTCCCCCGCAGCGCGGATATCGACTCTGCGCAACGCTTCTTTTCACCGTCCTGGCAACACCCACTGGGGACCGATCAACTTGGTCGTGACATTTGGGCGCGGCTTGCCGACGGCATCGGCGCCACTATCGGAACTGCAATCCTGGTGACCGTAGTGTGCGCACTCATCGCCCTTGTGATTGGGCATCTAGGGGCGCCAGTGCAGTTCTTCGGAGACGCCATGAATGCGGTACCCGCAATATTGCTGGGCCTTATTCTGGCTGGTGTGTTGGGCCGCTCGATGCTGACAGCTGCGATAGCGGTGTTCTTGGTCGGGTGGATTCCACTTGCTGTACATTGCGTCGAAGTTGCTAACGAAGCCGCTGCATCCGGGCACTACCGATTTGCGCAAACCATGGGAGCCAGCCGTTGGCACCTTTTGAAGCTGCATGTTCTTCCCACGACCATTCCAGCAGTAGTTCGCCATGCCGTGACCAGGATTGCCCATAATGCTATAGCCCTTGCAGCACTCGGCTTCCTCGGCGTAGGCGCAGGTGTAGGCAGTCCAGATTGGGGCGTAATCCTCAACGAATCCACACAATATCTCGAGCGGGCGCCGTGGCTAGCGTGGGGGCCGATGATTGGACTAGCCAGCCTCGGTGTTGCCGCAACCATTGCTACCGACCGATTCGTCGGCAAGCGACAGACTAATTAG
- a CDS encoding ABC transporter substrate-binding protein produces MNRKIGLILATAALPFALTSCFAQGSGDADALRVALQFEPVAEFSPYSDDAVLSTRAGATEMLVAIDDEGTVKPELAEKWEVKDARTVVFTLPDGLTFHDGAPVDAQAVANSLTHAIDAPTRPKGLGKDRLQATATGDREVTVTSDKDDPILVKRFADPGTMVLSPAAFEGDAPDPFGHGTGPFELETKNPDGTVSARAFADYRNGKPETETLTLSFIGDSTARTNALRADEQDLVKGLPISSLGGLDDVDVSKVDLPRVNLLHFNTEKGVFADAALRKEVAAAIDPEPVVRDIFEAQAVNPKGAIFNRSAPWAATTPETTVKPGPDGKGKEIRLATWDSRAELPEVANLVADQLRKMGFTVDITVADYNSLEADMLEGNFDVIIGSRNYMLGAADPISFLQSDFTCESSYNLSQLCNQTIDADIEKAAELGNDEERLSAAARIGAEIVADGAVVPLSHEKSLIGAKNVRGIALDPMERHLITEKTAK; encoded by the coding sequence ATGAATCGAAAAATTGGCCTAATTCTGGCCACTGCGGCTTTGCCGTTCGCGTTGACCTCCTGCTTTGCGCAGGGCAGCGGTGATGCGGATGCGCTGCGCGTAGCCCTGCAATTCGAACCGGTTGCAGAGTTCTCGCCATACTCCGATGACGCAGTCCTGTCGACCCGCGCAGGTGCCACGGAAATGCTTGTGGCGATTGATGACGAGGGCACCGTTAAGCCCGAACTGGCAGAGAAGTGGGAAGTGAAAGATGCTCGCACCGTTGTATTCACTCTGCCGGATGGATTGACTTTTCACGATGGAGCGCCAGTCGATGCACAGGCCGTAGCTAATTCGCTTACACATGCCATTGATGCGCCGACGAGGCCAAAGGGACTCGGCAAGGACCGACTTCAGGCTACCGCGACGGGAGACCGAGAGGTTACCGTCACTTCGGATAAAGATGATCCAATTCTGGTGAAGCGCTTTGCCGACCCGGGAACTATGGTTCTCTCACCCGCAGCATTTGAAGGGGACGCGCCTGATCCCTTTGGGCATGGTACAGGTCCGTTTGAGCTCGAGACGAAGAATCCAGACGGTACCGTATCCGCACGTGCATTCGCCGACTACCGGAATGGTAAGCCGGAAACTGAGACTCTGACATTGTCTTTCATTGGGGATTCCACAGCTCGTACGAATGCACTGCGCGCAGATGAACAAGACCTGGTGAAGGGGTTGCCAATCTCATCGCTTGGCGGCCTCGATGACGTCGACGTGTCCAAGGTGGATTTACCTCGTGTCAATCTCCTGCATTTTAATACCGAAAAAGGCGTGTTTGCCGACGCCGCACTGCGTAAGGAAGTAGCCGCTGCAATCGATCCCGAACCGGTGGTTAGGGACATTTTTGAAGCTCAAGCGGTGAATCCGAAGGGGGCGATTTTCAATCGTTCAGCCCCGTGGGCGGCAACAACTCCTGAGACCACTGTCAAGCCGGGGCCGGATGGCAAGGGGAAGGAAATCCGCTTGGCTACGTGGGATTCCCGCGCGGAGCTGCCCGAGGTTGCCAATCTCGTCGCAGATCAGCTGCGCAAGATGGGATTCACAGTCGACATCACGGTAGCCGACTACAACTCTTTGGAAGCCGACATGCTCGAGGGGAACTTTGATGTCATCATCGGCTCCCGTAATTACATGCTCGGTGCGGCTGATCCAATCAGCTTCCTACAATCCGACTTCACCTGTGAGAGCTCTTATAACCTCTCGCAGCTGTGTAACCAGACCATAGATGCCGATATTGAGAAGGCCGCTGAGCTTGGCAACGATGAGGAGCGCCTGTCGGCAGCAGCTCGAATCGGCGCGGAAATTGTTGCTGATGGTGCAGTAGTTCCGCTGTCTCATGAAAAATCACTAATCGGTGCGAAGAATGTTCGTGGTATCGCACTCGATCCGATGGAGCGCCACCTGATCACAGAGAAGACGGCTAAGTGA
- a CDS encoding MFS transporter → MKQLPKKIQALLITQLLFNIGFYLVVPFIAVELSNNLGASGVVVGLVLGVRTFSQQGMFFLGGGLADRFGAIKVLLVGVALRVVGFLVTGLATSVPMVFLGVVLIGFAAALFSPAVESLLAGGGAELEKQGVCTRAQLFALDESYSRLGSLTGPVIGALLIPIGFSAVSFAGAAIFAGIFVMHLLLARRWEGVHSAGGSMTAAWGRILRNRAFIVFAVFYSTYLLAYNQQYLALPVELRRATGSDEYLSWFFVISAVFVIGLQTTVTKWAEKLPLGVAIGGGFGLMAFAFAIIAVCAPIRMEGWWAFAPAVTMLLVMHLGMMIAVPIAKDLVGKLTGNRDLGSAYGFLNSFGGLAVLMGSIVVGATLDWAETPQLLAAAPWAIMTVLLLISAVGLIKLRQQH, encoded by the coding sequence GTGAAGCAGTTGCCCAAAAAGATTCAAGCACTGTTGATTACGCAGCTGCTTTTCAACATCGGTTTTTACCTCGTTGTCCCGTTCATTGCCGTCGAGCTCTCGAATAATTTGGGTGCCAGCGGTGTCGTGGTTGGTCTGGTGCTCGGTGTACGAACCTTTAGCCAACAGGGAATGTTCTTCCTCGGCGGCGGTCTTGCCGATCGTTTCGGGGCAATCAAGGTGTTGCTCGTTGGAGTTGCGCTTCGCGTTGTAGGTTTCCTGGTAACTGGACTGGCAACCTCTGTGCCAATGGTGTTTCTTGGCGTTGTCCTCATTGGCTTTGCGGCAGCACTGTTCTCGCCTGCAGTTGAGTCCTTGCTGGCCGGTGGGGGTGCCGAACTCGAGAAACAAGGAGTGTGTACACGGGCACAACTCTTTGCGCTTGACGAAAGCTATTCCCGTTTGGGCTCACTCACCGGCCCCGTGATTGGTGCGCTGCTGATCCCGATCGGTTTTTCAGCTGTCTCCTTTGCCGGCGCAGCCATCTTTGCCGGCATCTTTGTCATGCATCTGCTGTTAGCACGGAGATGGGAAGGTGTACATTCAGCTGGTGGCAGTATGACCGCTGCGTGGGGGCGAATCCTTCGCAATCGAGCGTTCATTGTGTTTGCGGTGTTCTACTCGACTTATTTGCTCGCCTATAACCAGCAGTATTTGGCTCTTCCGGTAGAACTGCGTCGCGCCACAGGCAGCGATGAATACCTGAGCTGGTTCTTTGTCATCTCAGCGGTATTTGTTATCGGGCTGCAAACCACCGTGACTAAGTGGGCCGAGAAATTGCCATTAGGGGTTGCTATCGGTGGCGGTTTTGGCCTGATGGCGTTTGCCTTCGCCATCATTGCGGTCTGCGCACCTATCCGCATGGAGGGATGGTGGGCCTTCGCGCCGGCAGTGACAATGCTGCTAGTGATGCATCTCGGAATGATGATTGCAGTTCCGATAGCCAAAGACCTCGTCGGAAAACTAACCGGGAATAGGGACCTCGGTTCTGCATACGGTTTTCTCAACAGCTTCGGTGGACTCGCCGTTTTAATGGGGTCGATTGTGGTTGGCGCCACCCTGGATTGGGCCGAGACCCCACAGTTGTTGGCAGCAGCGCCGTGGGCAATCATGACCGTTTTATTGCTGATATCAGCCGTGGGGTTAATCAAGCTGAGACAGCAGCACTAG
- a CDS encoding ABC transporter ATP-binding protein has product MISIDGVTCKGRLLDVTLTIPQGSVVGIMGRSGAGKSSLISLLTGQLCPDSGTVTMAQGPIGYIPQNPDTTLLPHRPVIDSICEFATGDVRAMLESLGLNPEFAYRRPHELSGGQRQRMAIARALIGKPELIIADEAFSALDRDTAAMLEEVLLSTEATVLLVSHDISSLLRLCNHIIVMSAGEAVFSGPVGELHKTDIPEVVELLSAAEELAS; this is encoded by the coding sequence ATGATCAGTATCGATGGAGTTACTTGCAAAGGTAGGCTCCTCGATGTCACTCTCACGATTCCGCAGGGAAGTGTGGTTGGCATCATGGGGCGATCAGGGGCGGGCAAGAGTAGCCTAATCAGTCTCTTGACAGGTCAGTTGTGTCCTGACAGTGGCACGGTCACTATGGCACAGGGGCCAATTGGCTATATTCCGCAGAATCCAGATACCACGTTATTGCCACATCGACCGGTAATCGACAGCATTTGTGAGTTTGCAACTGGAGATGTTCGAGCGATGTTGGAATCTCTGGGACTCAATCCGGAATTTGCGTATCGACGACCCCATGAGCTCTCTGGTGGTCAGCGACAGCGAATGGCAATTGCGCGTGCGCTCATTGGTAAACCTGAACTTATCATTGCCGATGAGGCTTTTTCTGCTCTGGACAGGGATACCGCTGCCATGTTGGAAGAGGTGCTCCTCAGCACTGAGGCGACGGTACTGCTGGTATCTCATGACATAAGCAGCTTGTTGCGATTGTGTAATCACATAATTGTCATGTCAGCAGGAGAAGCGGTCTTTAGCGGCCCGGTTGGAGAGCTCCATAAGACCGATATTCCTGAAGTTGTTGAGCTTCTGTCGGCTGCAGAGGAGCTAGCGTCGTGA
- a CDS encoding ATP-binding cassette domain-containing protein yields MKLIGKKGRMGDSAIVRLHDVDVSAGDLNVLHIDKLDVFPKDIIAVMGQSGSGKTSLLRTLSQQGLRTSFIMQDTLACLNPLVRCDRQVRILARNSGFDALEACGISREQAHRYPMELSGGQRQRVAIAAALAMKPSPSLLLADEPTSSLDPIATLEVVGALRKLHERTQTAIVIATHDERVARKIATRILYLESGTVQERVCA; encoded by the coding sequence ATGAAACTGATTGGCAAGAAGGGGAGAATGGGCGATTCCGCGATAGTGCGCTTGCATGATGTCGATGTATCAGCTGGCGATTTGAATGTACTCCACATCGACAAACTTGATGTTTTTCCAAAGGACATTATCGCGGTGATGGGACAGTCCGGATCCGGAAAGACGTCGCTACTTCGCACATTAAGCCAACAAGGTCTGCGTACCAGCTTTATTATGCAAGACACCTTGGCGTGCCTTAATCCTCTTGTGCGCTGCGATAGGCAAGTACGAATTCTTGCGCGTAATAGTGGTTTCGATGCGCTCGAAGCTTGTGGTATTTCCCGAGAACAGGCTCATCGCTATCCCATGGAGTTGTCCGGAGGTCAGCGTCAGCGTGTCGCAATTGCGGCGGCGCTGGCAATGAAACCGTCTCCTTCGCTGCTGCTTGCCGACGAACCTACCTCCTCGCTGGATCCGATTGCGACTCTAGAGGTAGTAGGCGCGTTGCGGAAGCTGCATGAGCGCACGCAAACAGCCATTGTTATTGCCACCCACGACGAGCGAGTAGCGCGAAAGATCGCTACACGAATCCTCTATTTGGAGAGTGGCACTGTGCAAGAGCGAGTCTGCGCATGA
- a CDS encoding TDT family transporter, with amino-acid sequence MTNSSRRDVLAPAGPAWAGSLMGTSIFATLAHIHDVPVIPELLLVMAVGILGFIVVGWLRLRNPPFRSKLMAPWGMLSMGIMALGSAATALASNSSWQLVSWWIGAPLAIYVSLRQLRGFEGEPTFQWGLALVAPMVAATSGAQLSIDYGTFYHVCGQIFFWMALITVLPIFVRCYVALLSGTMRIPDSIAGTAWIPLGLVGQSTAAAQLLFDRTFAVAYGAVVLIVGIFLAAIALRRFTRAVIRWAGYSPGWWGATFPVGTLSLGTHMLGDTVGAQWLYTVSGVLLCLLAVHWSACVARFVWWAREQAVRI; translated from the coding sequence ATGACCAACTCTTCTCGCCGTGATGTGCTGGCACCCGCCGGGCCCGCGTGGGCAGGATCTCTGATGGGTACGTCCATCTTCGCCACGCTTGCGCACATCCATGACGTGCCGGTGATTCCGGAGCTTCTTCTCGTCATGGCGGTGGGTATTCTCGGTTTTATCGTGGTCGGCTGGTTGCGTCTTCGAAACCCGCCTTTCCGCTCGAAGCTGATGGCGCCGTGGGGCATGCTCTCGATGGGCATCATGGCTCTCGGTAGTGCTGCGACTGCGCTAGCTAGTAACTCATCGTGGCAGCTGGTGTCCTGGTGGATCGGTGCGCCGTTGGCAATCTACGTCAGCCTTCGCCAACTGCGAGGATTCGAAGGCGAACCAACTTTTCAGTGGGGCCTCGCGCTGGTTGCCCCGATGGTGGCGGCGACAAGCGGTGCACAGTTGAGTATCGACTACGGCACCTTTTATCACGTCTGCGGGCAAATATTCTTCTGGATGGCGCTAATCACCGTCCTACCAATTTTCGTACGCTGCTACGTCGCGCTGCTCTCTGGCACCATGCGCATCCCCGATTCCATCGCCGGTACTGCATGGATCCCGCTCGGGCTGGTCGGTCAGTCGACGGCTGCCGCGCAGCTGCTTTTCGATCGGACCTTCGCTGTCGCTTACGGCGCTGTGGTGCTCATTGTCGGCATCTTCCTCGCTGCCATTGCTTTACGACGATTCACTCGCGCCGTAATCCGTTGGGCTGGCTATAGCCCTGGTTGGTGGGGTGCAACCTTCCCCGTGGGCACGCTGAGCCTTGGTACGCACATGCTGGGCGACACCGTTGGAGCGCAGTGGCTGTACACCGTCAGTGGTGTGCTGTTGTGTTTACTGGCTGTGCACTGGAGCGCGTGCGTGGCTCGATTTGTTTGGTGGGCGCGGGAGCAGGCAGTACGGATTTAG